The genomic region AGCGGACGCTGCTGCTGGGTGATCGTCCCGGTGCCCACGTAGCTCGTGGAGACGTTCTGGTTGTGGAGGGTGAGCGAGGCGTAGACGGTGGTCCGGTCCTCGAGGAGCCGCTCGCTGTAGGTGGCCTGCGCCGTCTGGTCGATCGAGTTCGAGACCGTGCCGCCGATGGCGTCGTCGGGGCGGTTCCAGCTCAGCACGTACTTGAAGTCCCACGGCGCCGGCGTGTAGAGCGCGGACAGGAGCGCCGCCGTGGTGGTGGTGTCGATCCGCGCGCGTTCCACGTCGTAGACGTGCCCGCGGGTCACCTGGAGCGTCACCTGCGGCAGCTCCAGCGGGCGCCACCCGACCACGCCGGACCAGGTCTCGTTCACCACCCGGGGAGAGCCGTAGGTCGCCTCGTCGCGCAGGTCGTAGCTGAGGCCGCTCGTGAGGTACGGGAGCGTGAGCGTCAGGCGGCCGTAGACGCCTCGCGCCCGGTCGTCGTCGAGGCTCGAGCCGGTGGGCCCGTCGCTCCAGGTCCGCTGGTCCCGGAAGAGCCCGCCCGCGGTGAGCGAGAGCGCCGGGCTCAGCCGCTCGTCGAGGGTGAGCCGGTAGTTCTGCAGGAGGGAGCGCGAGTCGAGGTGCGTGGTCCGGCCGGCCTGGTCGGTCGTGTCGGTGCTGGTCACGCTGTAGGTCGGCTCGAGGTACAGGCTGAGGATGTCGGCGCGCGCCGCGAAGGCGCCCGCCGCCAAGGCGAGCGCCAGCAACCACCGGCAAGCGGCTCGAGCCCCCCAGCTCATGGCGCCTAGTATCGCTCCGTCGCGAGCTTCACCTCGTAAGGATCGTCCGCGACGTCGATGGTGGAGAGCAGCCGGCGGCTGGTGAGGTCGAGGACCGCCACCGCGCGCTTCCCCGGCATCAGCGCGAAGAGCTGATCCTGGACGGCGTCGATGGCCATGCGCGACACCCAGCCCGGCAACTCGAAGGTGTCCACCGGGAGCATCGAGAAGGGGTCGAACACCTGGATCCGCGGGTCCCCGCCCCGCGCCACGTAGACGAGGTCGGTCCGGGAGTCCACCTCGACGCCCGTCGCGCCCAGCCCCACCAGGATCCGGCGCGTGAGGGCGAAGGTGGGGAGCGCGTACTCGATCATGTACGGCGAGCCGGCGTGAATGACGTACAGGCGCGTGCCGTCGCGGCTGGTCTGGGCGAAGAGCGGCTCCGGGTCGGTCGGGATGGTGGCCACCACCGTCCGGCTAGCGAGGTCGATGACGCTGAGCGAGTTGGAGCGGCGGTTCACCACCACCGCGCGGTTGCCCGAGCGCAGCAGGAGCACCGACCAGGGCGCCTCGCCCACGTCGGCCCGGCCCAGCTCCATGGTCGAGAAGCCGTCCACGAAGCTCGCCGTCCGCGAGCGGAAGTTGACGACGAGCAGCGTCCGCCGGTCCGGGAGGAGCACCAGCTCCCGCGGCTCGTCCCCGGCGCGGAGCGCGATCTGCGCGACCCGGTCGGCCCGGGTGAGGTCGAGGACCTCGAGCCGGTCCTCCCCGCCGAGCGCCACGTAGGCCCGGCTCGACGCGGCGTCGAGCGCGAGCCCGTAGGGCGATTGACCGAGCGCGACGTAGCCGCCGATGCGCTTGGTGCGGAGGTCGAACAGGGTGAGGTCGTTGCTGCGCGTGTTGACGCAGGCGCCGACGAGCGCCACCGGGGTGAGCGCGGGGACGGCGGCGTGGAAGCGCGGATCGAAGCGGAAGCCCGCCTCCAGCGAGGTCGCCACGTCGAGCGAGACCTCGAGCGCGAGGGCCTGGCCGGAGCGAAGCTCGAAGCCCACGTCGGCGCGGGACGGGTTGGCCTCGAGGAGCAGGTCGGTGCGGCCCTCCGGAGACTGGAGCCGCGGCCGGGAGAGCGTGAGCGCGAGCCCCACGTACTTGCCTCGGGGCAGCCGTCCCTGCGCGAGGAGCCGCTCGGGCGCGGGCTGCTCGGCGCCGCCGACCTCGGGGCCGAGGACCGTCAGCGGGATCGCCTCGCCGCTCTCGAGCAGCGCCGCGGCGCCGTCGATCTGGAAGGAGAGCCGGCCCGCCTCGTGGGCCAGCGGCAGGAGGTAGACGTAGAGCTGACCCTCGCCGTCCAGCGGCGGCGCGCTCACGGGCGGCCTTCCCGCCAGGGCGCAGCCGGCGAGCGCGAGCGTGCAGGCGAGGAGGCTCCAGCGCATGGTCCCGTCCTCTCAGCGTAAAAAGGGGGAGCCGCTCGCGCGGCTCCCCCCATCATACGACCCTCAGCAGGAGGTTAGTCCTTGCCGTGGCACTTGTTGCACAGCGAGCGCTGGAAGGCGCCGAAGTCGGTCGCCGTGCGGCCGTAGTACGCGGCCTGGAGCGCCGTCGCGCCGCGGGCCTGCGTGTCGACGAGCGCGTTCGCGTTCGTGATGAACGTGTCGTCGTTGTTCCAGCGGACCATGCTGCTGAAGCCAGACGCGTGGGCGCGGTGGCAGGAGAGGCAGGTCACGTTCGACTTGTCGGTGGCGGTGAAGATGTTGTTCGCCGCCGGGTTCGCCAGCTTGCCCAGATCGGACACGGCGCCGCTGTTGCCGGTGACCGAGATGATCTTC from Anaeromyxobacter paludicola harbors:
- a CDS encoding YncE family protein; translation: MRWSLLACTLALAGCALAGRPPVSAPPLDGEGQLYVYLLPLAHEAGRLSFQIDGAAALLESGEAIPLTVLGPEVGGAEQPAPERLLAQGRLPRGKYVGLALTLSRPRLQSPEGRTDLLLEANPSRADVGFELRSGQALALEVSLDVATSLEAGFRFDPRFHAAVPALTPVALVGACVNTRSNDLTLFDLRTKRIGGYVALGQSPYGLALDAASSRAYVALGGEDRLEVLDLTRADRVAQIALRAGDEPRELVLLPDRRTLLVVNFRSRTASFVDGFSTMELGRADVGEAPWSVLLLRSGNRAVVVNRRSNSLSVIDLASRTVVATIPTDPEPLFAQTSRDGTRLYVIHAGSPYMIEYALPTFALTRRILVGLGATGVEVDSRTDLVYVARGGDPRIQVFDPFSMLPVDTFELPGWVSRMAIDAVQDQLFALMPGKRAVAVLDLTSRRLLSTIDVADDPYEVKLATERY